Below is a window of Pseudomonadota bacterium DNA.
CACGACCACACGTACGAAGCCGATGTGCTCTGAGGCCCGCACCTCGGCCTCGAAAGGCGAGGACTCCGTTTCGCCGGCAGTTCTACGTATATATACAGGCGCTACGAAGTACCACGCATTTGCGCTCTCGCTATCCCAAGACAACTGCATCGGCCAGCGTTTGGTGCCGCGATGAGGAACCGTCTCTTGTCCTGCGGCGAAAAGCACGCGTTGGTCCGGATCGTAGACTGCCACGCCTTTCACCTCCGGAAAGGCCAGTAGCGAACGTGCCGGGTCTTTGGCATTGTCCGCGCTACCGTAAAGTAGTGCTAGGGTGACTTCCGCAGCGAAGTTCTTCGTTACCTGATACCCCTGTGCGATGAGATTTTCGCTTACGGTGTGGCTTGACAGCCTCGAGGTAACCAGCGACGAAGCCATAGCTAGAACGACAAGGCCGACGGTAAATATAAATACCAATTGGCTGCGAAAGCCCATAGAGAAGGCGAACATCGGCGAGCCAATTGTCATCTTCAGTCGCAAGCCTATCGCTCGGGGAATACCATGTCGAACTGGCGTTCGGTCTGTGACACCGGTTCCAACCCTAAGTGCTCCGCGGTACGGATATTGACCGCCGTCAAGAGATCGCGCAGCGGGACAAACTTGCCTTTCTTGACGCCCCCCGTGCGCAGCGTTTCCATCGCCATCGCCGCCAGACTCCGGCCTAGGCCGGCGTTATCTGGATAAAGGGCCATCAAGGCCCCTTTCCTCACATGGCTCGGATTACTGGATATCACCACAATCTTCTTATCCCACGCCCCCTTTAGGACGAGCGGTAGGACCGCGTTGTCATCGACGGTGTCGTCACCCTGCGGTATCCATATCACCTCAGAGACCCCCGCTGTCGTGTCCAACAGGGTGCGGTATAGCCGGGCTCCGGCAGCGAGATCTTCTGCAGGAATTGCATTGAGGAGGAGCGCCTGCGACCGAGCGGCCACGTGAGCCCGATCGATTAACCCCTGGTTGCTTAATCGATCGTAAATGACAGTCACGCGCTTTGCGCTCGGCGCTACTTTCATTAGTCGCTCGAAGAGGATCTCCGGATCCGGCGATAGGGTAATGCCCCTAAAGACGGCCCGGTTCTCACGGGGCTCCGTCAACACTGCGCCCACGATGACCTCTATCTCGTTCTCCAATCGCTTTGCCGCTGTTACCCCCTTGGTTCCGAGGGCGATGACGACTCTTACCCCATCGCGCCCCAGCGATGCACGTAACGCCGACGGATCCGTAACCCCGTCCAATGCATAACGCGTCGTGTCCCTATCGAGGCCGTCGTCGATACCCTGCACGATACTCGTGAATACGCTCTTGTACGGTTCGCGCACATTCGGGTATAGCACGCCGATTGTCGCCTCTTCGCCGAGTGGCTCGGCGGCAGCCTGGCGTACAGGCGATAATACCGATCCCCCCGCACAAAGGATCACTAGCATTACGTTTCCAAAAGTCAATCGTTACGTCCCTGACACCGAGAAGGAAGGGATCTGGAGACACTCTGAAAGGCTCTCCCGAGCAGGTCCACATGCGCAAAGGCGCCGAACGCGTTGTGAGACATAGCAACTGAACAAGCGAGTGAGGGGCGAGCACGCGACGAAAGAATTGTACCGCGCAGTGTCTTTTGCAGAGCTTCCCTAGAATTCTAGTCGAATCTCGCCGTAGACGCTACGCCCGGCGAGCGGCAGGTCCTTAGGTATTGCCGCCCCCGGGCTCGGTTCGCGCGCATCTGAATCGAACAGGTTTCGCACGGAAAAGGCGACTCCCCAATCATCGACAATACGTTTTCGCCGAATCGTCACATCCACCGTGCTGTAGTCCGAGATGTGGGGGCGGCTATCGCCGGGGGCACGCTTTCGATCGATAACGCAATTAAACTGGGGACTAACACGCCAGTCAGGCAGAAACTCCCATTCGGAACGAACATATAACTTGTGGTGAGGCGCATTGCCTGCGTCGCGGTCGGTTGCCTCGTCCGTTGATTCCTGATATGCGTAGTTACCTAATAAGCGAAGCGAATCTAGCGGCTCCCAATCGGCCTCCAGCTCTAGCCCAGTGCCGGTTTGCTGTCCGCTGTTCTGTGCCGTCCGGCTCGTCGCGCCCGGGTCAGGAACGAAACGAATGATGTCGTCCCACCAATATCGGAATACATTTAACCCCACACGCAAGTTACGCATGGCCTGGTAGTCGAACGCTAACTCGACGGTTCTTATCGTTTCCGGGTCGAGATTCGGATTGCCTAGTACGACCGGATTATTGATATTGCGGCTCTCGGCAAAGGAGGGTGCGCGGAAGGCCTGGCCATAGAGAAGCTTTGTCGTGAGATCGTCACGCGTCTGCCATACGAGTGCGAAGCGCGGGTTCACGGTATTGCCAAAATCCGAGTACTGGTCGAATCGAGCTCCGGCGGTCAGCTCCCAATCTCTCTGGAAAGCCCAGGCATCTTGCAGAAAGAGGAAATAGTTCTTGCGGTCCCCTTCGCGGATAAACACCAGCGGGGTATCGGTTACATCCACGGGCGGGCTTCCGGGGGGAAGAGGCACACCCGTCGTTGGATCCAACCCAAAATTCTTCGTCTCCCGAACTTCACGCAGAGTGCCATAGTTGAATCCGGCACCCAGACGGAATAGGTGTTGGTCGAATCCGGTGTAGAAAGCGGATAAATTAACACGCGCATGCCGTTCGAAGACTTCGGGGTTGCCGATCACGCCATCAGGAAATACACCGAATCCCAAATTAGCACCCGGCGGGAACAGGATCGCATCCTGGTCGATCTCTTGGCTCGTGTCTAGGTAGCTAACCTGGGCGGTCACATCCCAGTCTTTCGCAAAGATCGGATTGTCGTAGGAGAGATCAATGTTCCAGCGGTCGCTCGCGAATCGATTATTTGGATCCAGCGCCTGCGCGACGCCCGCCCCGTTTCCGACATCCCGGCGGCGCTGCAAGCCCGCGCGCAAGCGCCAATCCCGCCGCGCCACGTCAAGACGCGCAT
It encodes the following:
- a CDS encoding ABC transporter substrate-binding protein; translated protein: MREPYKSVFTSIVQGIDDGLDRDTTRYALDGVTDPSALRASLGRDGVRVVIALGTKGVTAAKRLENEIEVIVGAVLTEPRENRAVFRGITLSPDPEILFERLMKVAPSAKRVTVIYDRLSNQGLIDRAHVAARSQALLLNAIPAEDLAAGARLYRTLLDTTAGVSEVIWIPQGDDTVDDNAVLPLVLKGAWDKKIVVISSNPSHVRKGALMALYPDNAGLGRSLAAMAMETLRTGGVKKGKFVPLRDLLTAVNIRTAEHLGLEPVSQTERQFDMVFPER
- a CDS encoding TonB-dependent receptor, producing MISIATGSKQRLSEAPAVITVITAADIKAIGATDLDEALETVPGLHVARSNLGYNPIYTIRGVYSDFNPQVLVLINGIPITNLFQGDRNLIWGGMPVEAIARIEVIRGPGSAVYGADAFAGVVNIITKTKQDISGSELGVRGGSFDTWDAWGVHGGTWAGFDVAAMVEFHDTDGQAEIIDADAQTALDATFGTGASLAPGPVNLQRENLDARLDVARRDWRLRAGLQRRRDVGNGAGVAQALDPNNRFASDRWNIDLSYDNPIFAKDWDVTAQVSYLDTSQEIDQDAILFPPGANLGFGVFPDGVIGNPEVFERHARVNLSAFYTGFDQHLFRLGAGFNYGTLREVRETKNFGLDPTTGVPLPPGSPPVDVTDTPLVFIREGDRKNYFLFLQDAWAFQRDWELTAGARFDQYSDFGNTVNPRFALVWQTRDDLTTKLLYGQAFRAPSFAESRNINNPVVLGNPNLDPETIRTVELAFDYQAMRNLRVGLNVFRYWWDDIIRFVPDPGATSRTAQNSGQQTGTGLELEADWEPLDSLRLLGNYAYQESTDEATDRDAGNAPHHKLYVRSEWEFLPDWRVSPQFNCVIDRKRAPGDSRPHISDYSTVDVTIRRKRIVDDWGVAFSVRNLFDSDAREPSPGAAIPKDLPLAGRSVYGEIRLEF